The following proteins come from a genomic window of Pelmatolapia mariae isolate MD_Pm_ZW linkage group LG17, Pm_UMD_F_2, whole genome shotgun sequence:
- the trmt1l gene encoding TRMT1-like protein — protein MAELKEADAAQLHQEDVDNKRGDGGDGPFVAEETLKSETATDDDAKPSITTAERHLSIQTKLEGLEMLVDLSGAGRKSCPLCPEEKFKACYSHKLRRHLQNLHWKVYAEFEGYRMCICHLPCRNVKPSLSGDHASGRHVAHYHCVVCSVTIARKTDMISHLKRHVNKGETEASYSGTSDVLFEEPSPSGQAYEIMKELGTNVQLLPNHTTPQKSDTYFNRKMKTNRQLVFCSLAVLAEERNPVECLDAFGATGIMGLQWAKHLLNAVRVTITDISETCVKMIKENCKLNNIRVDGGMRVPRGSDGASGEVEGVPIATVEVVNMDANVIMHLRPFDYIHLDPFGTAVNYLDAAFRNVRNLGIISVTSTDTGSLYAKSPNVTLRHYGCHIVRTEYYKELAARMVVATVARAAARCNKGIEVLLAVALEHFVLVVVRVLRGPVQADESAKKLRKLMHCQWCEERVFLKQGNMVDDTLPCNCHGSLPGKTAVQLGPLWSGPLFNTGFLRRMLSAAVKHSMDDIQPLVKTLIYESECTTLKSLVHGPSALTNQVECGVVIKTLNTGEESGAADQSGKRKIADESGNFVKKLKSDAALDHPPFYYSIHRHSIRGMNMPKLNKFLQYLTEAGFRVSRTHFDPTGVRTDATLLQFKSVLTKYSVPTCTNASATQTSVSMEKTV, from the exons ATGGCGGAGCTTAAAGAGGCGGACGCTGCTCAGCTACACCAGGAGGACGTCGATAACAAAC GTGGGGATGGGGGAGATGGACCATTTGTTGCTGAGGAGACACTGAAGAGTGAAACTGCCACAGATGATGATGCCAAACCATCCATCACAACTGCTG AGAGACACCTCTCCATTCAAACTAAACTGGAGGGCCTTGAGATGCTGGTTGACCTCAGCGGTG CTGGGCGGAAATCGTGTCCTCTGTGTCCTGAGGAGAAATTTAAGGCCTGTTACAGCCACAAACTCCGCCGACACCTGCAGAACCTCCACTGGAAAGTGTATGCAGAGTTTGAAG GCTACAGGATGTGCATCTGCCACTTGCCCTGCAGAAATGTTAAGCCCAGCCTCAGCGGAGATCAT GCATCTGGGAGACATGTCGCTCACTACCACTGCGTAGTGTGCTCTGTTACCATTGCCAGGAAGACGGACATGATTAGCCACTTGAAACGCCACGTAAACAAAGGGGAGACTGAGGCTAGCTACTCCGGGACCTCAGATGTCTTGTTTGAAGAGCCAA GTCCATCAGGTCAAGCTTACGAAATCATGAAAGAACTCGGAACAAATGTTCAGCTCCTCCCAAACCACACCACTCCGCAGAAGAGTGACACTTACTTCAATCGCAAGATGAAGACCAACAG GCAGCTGGTGTTTTGTTCGCTGGCTGTTTTGGCCGAGGAGAGAAACCCTGTTGAGTGTCTGGATGCTTTTGGAGCCACAG GCATCATGGGCCTGCAGTGGGCGAAGCATCTTCTTAATGCCGTGAGAGTTACTATAACAGATATCAGTGAGACATGTGTCAAAATGATCAAAGAGAACTGCAAGCTAAACAACATCCGAGTGGACGGAGGCATGCGAGTTCCCCGGGGGTCTGATGGGGCCAGCGGTGAGGTCGAAGGAGTGCCCATTGCTACTGTTGAGGTCGTCAACATGGATGCTAATGTCATCATGCACCTGCGACCTTTTGACTACAT TCACCTAGATCCATTCGGTACGGCAGTGAACTACTTGGATGCTGCCTTCAGAAACGTCCGAAACCTGGGCATCATCTCTGTGACATCCACAGACACGGGATCCCTTTATGCCAAGTCACCCAATGTCACCCTGCGTCACTATGGCTGCCACATTGTACGTACCGAATACTACAAGGAGTTGGCAGCACGAATGGTCGTGGCGACTGTAGCCAG AGCGGCAGCACGCTGCAACAAGGGCATTGAGGTGCTGCTAGCTGTGGCATTAGAGCATTTTGTGCTGGTGGTCGTGAGAGTCCTCAGAGGTCCTGTGCAAGCTGATGAGTCAGCCAAGAAGTTACGAAAACTGATGCACTGCCAGTGGTGTGAGGAGAGAGTGTTCCTCAAACAGGGAAACATGGTGGATG ACACATTACCCTGCAACTGTCATGGAAGTCTGCCTGGAAAAACAGCAGTGCAGCTGGGACCTCTATG gTCTGGTCCTCTATTTAACACAGGCTTTCTGAGAAGGATGCTTTCTGCAGCTGTGAAGCACAGCATGGATGATATCCAGCCGCTTGTCAAAACCCTGATCTATGAGTCTGAGTGCACCACCCTCAAGTCTTTAGTCCACGGACCGTCTGCTCTCACCAACCAAG TGGAGTGCGGCGTTGTCATTAAGACCTTAAACACTGGAGAGGAGTCGGGTGCTGCTGATCAGTCTG GAAAGAGGAAGATTGCAGATGAATCTGGGAACTTTGTGAAAAAGCTCAAGTCTGATGCCGCTCTGGATCACCCACCATTCTACTACAGCATCCATCGCCACAGCATTCGTGGCATGAATATGCCCAA GTTGAACAAGTTCCTTCAGTACCTGACAGAAGCTGGCTTCAGAGTGAGTCGGACTCACTTTGATCCAACGGGGGTTCGAACTGATGCCACGCTGCTGCAGTTTAAATCTGTCCTCACCAAGTACAGCGTTCCTACGTGCACCAACGCTAGCGCCACTCAGACCAGCGTGAGCATGGAGAAAACAGTCTGA